A stretch of the Zeugodacus cucurbitae isolate PBARC_wt_2022May chromosome 6, idZeuCucr1.2, whole genome shotgun sequence genome encodes the following:
- the LOC105216320 gene encoding tubulin beta-3 chain yields MREIVHLQAGQCGNQIGAKFWEIISEEHGIDSNGIYNGDSDLQLERVSVYYNEASAVTRSSGGKYVPRAILLDLEPGTMESVRSGPYGQLFRPDNFVFGQSGAGNNWAKGHYTEGAELVDNVLDVVRKECENCDCLQGFQLTHSLGGGTGSGMGTLLISKIREEYPDRIMNTYSVVPSPKVSDTVVEPYNATLSIHQLVENTDETYCIDNEALYDICFRTLKVSNPSYGDLNHLVSLTMSGVTTCLRFPGQLNADLRKLAVNMVPFPRLHFFMPGFAPLTSRGSQQYRALTVPELTQQMFDAKNMMAACDPRHGRYLTVAAVFRGRMSMKEVDEQMLAVQNKNSSYFVEWIPNNVKTAVCDIPPKGLKMSSTFIGNTTAIQELFKRISEQFSAMFRRKAFLHWYTGEGMDEMEFTEAESNMNDLVSEYQQYQEATADDEFDQDVNQEEVEGDCI; encoded by the exons TTTTGGGAGATCATCTCGGAAGAGCATGGAATTGACAGCAATGGAATTTACAATGGCGATAGCGATTTACAATTGGAGCGAGTCAGTGTTTACTACAATGAAGCTTCGg CCGTGACGCGTTCCTCTGGCGGCAAATATGTGCCGCGTGCCATTCTACTCGATCTCGAGCCAGGTACCATGGAATCGGTGCGTTCCGGCCCCTATGGACAACTTTTCCGTCCAGACAACTTCGTATTCGGCCAGTCGGGTGCTGGTAATAACTGGGCTAAAGGGCATTACACCGAAGGTGCAGAATTGGTGGATAATGTTTTGGATGTGGTGCGCAAGGAATGCGAGAACTGTGACTGCTTGCAG GGCTTTCAATTGACGCACTCATTGGGCGGTGGTACTGGCTCTGGTATGGGCACCTTACTCATCTCAAAAATACGCGAAGAGTATCCCGATCGCATAATGAATACCTACTCGGTGGTGCCTTCACCCAAGGTCTCTGACACTGTCGTCGAGCCATATAATGCCACGCTCTCCATACATCAATTGGTGGAGAACACTGATGAGACCTATTGCATTGACAACGAGGCACTGTACGACATTTGTTTCCGCACACTGAAGGTATCCAACCCCAGCTATGGCGATCTCAATCATCTCGTATCGCTTACTATGTCCGGTGTGACCACTTGTTTGCGCTTCCCCGGTCAATTGAACGCCGATTTGCGTAAGCTAGCTGTGAACATGGTACCCTTCCCACGTCTGCACTTCTTTATGCCCGGCTTTGCGCCGCTCACTTCGCGGGGTTCGCAACAATACCGTGCGCTGACCGTACCCGAATTGACGCAGCAAATGTTCGATGCCAAAAACATGATGGCCGCATGTGATCCTCGACATGGTCGTTACTTGACTGTCGCTGCTGTGTTCCGCGGTCGTATGTCCATGAAGGAGGTTGACGAACAAATGTTGGCTGTACAAAATAAGAACAGCTCCTACTTTGTTGAATGGATACCGAATAATGTGAAGACGGCCGTGTGTGACATCCCACCCAAGGGATTGAAGATGTCCTCCACCTTTATTGGTAATACAACCGCCATACAAGAGCTCTTCAAGCGTATTTCCGAACAATTTTCGGCGATGTTCAGGCGCAAAGCTTTCTTGCATTGGTACACGGGCGAGGGTATGGACGAGATGGAGTTCACCGAGGCAGAGAGCAATATGAACGATTTGGTGTCCGAGTATCAACAATACCAGGAGGCTACCGCTGACGATGAATTCGATCAGGATGTGAATCAGGAGGAGGTAGAGGGCGATTGTATTTAA